The following proteins are co-located in the Halorussus caseinilyticus genome:
- a CDS encoding twin-arginine translocase TatA/TatE family subunit has translation MEQMIPLFGPIPGGMEMMVILLIAVLLFGANKIPKLARSTGEAMGEFKKGRQEIEDELQEAADPDTDPDPDVGSETDSNVDTDTSEV, from the coding sequence ATGGAACAGATGATTCCACTATTCGGGCCGATTCCGGGCGGGATGGAGATGATGGTCATCCTCCTCATCGCCGTCCTGCTGTTCGGCGCGAACAAGATTCCGAAACTCGCCCGTTCGACCGGCGAGGCGATGGGCGAGTTCAAGAAAGGCCGACAAGAGATAGAAGACGAACTGCAGGAAGCGGCCGACCCCGACACGGACCCGGACCCCGACGTTGGTAGCGAGACCGACTCGAACGTCGATACCGACACGTCCGAAGTGTAA
- a CDS encoding transcription initiation factor IIB has product MTGPIRQREREQETEQEESEESQTCPECEEGTLVTDAGGSELVCQDCGLVVEERNVDRGPEWRAFNHQERQSKSRVGAPTTNTMHDKGLTTTIDWKNKDAYGRSLSSEKRSQMHRLRKWQERIRTKDAGERNLQFALSELNRMSSALGVPRSIQEVASVIYRRALKEDLIRGRSIEGVATAALYAACRKEGIPRSLEEVSEVARVDRKEIGRTYRYVSQELELGMEPVDPKKYVPRFCSELDLSEEVESKANEIIDVTAEKGLLSGKSPTGYAAAAIYAASLLCNEKKTQREVADVAQVTEVTIRNRYQEQIKAIGLYN; this is encoded by the coding sequence ATGACGGGGCCAATCCGCCAGCGCGAGCGCGAGCAAGAGACCGAACAGGAGGAGTCCGAGGAATCCCAGACGTGTCCTGAGTGCGAGGAAGGAACCTTAGTCACGGACGCTGGCGGGAGCGAGCTAGTGTGTCAGGACTGCGGACTGGTCGTCGAGGAACGCAACGTGGACCGCGGCCCCGAGTGGCGGGCGTTCAACCACCAAGAGCGCCAGTCGAAGAGTCGCGTCGGCGCGCCGACCACCAACACGATGCACGACAAAGGGCTAACGACCACCATCGACTGGAAGAACAAGGACGCCTACGGCCGGTCGCTCTCCTCGGAGAAGCGAAGCCAGATGCACCGCCTTCGCAAGTGGCAAGAGCGCATCCGGACGAAGGACGCGGGCGAGCGCAACCTCCAGTTCGCGCTCAGCGAACTCAACCGGATGTCGTCGGCGCTCGGGGTCCCCCGGTCGATTCAGGAAGTCGCCTCGGTCATCTACCGGCGCGCGCTCAAGGAGGACCTGATTCGCGGGCGCTCCATCGAGGGAGTCGCCACCGCCGCGCTCTACGCCGCCTGCCGGAAGGAGGGCATCCCGCGCTCGCTGGAGGAAGTCTCGGAAGTGGCCCGCGTGGACCGCAAGGAAATCGGCCGGACCTACCGCTACGTCTCCCAAGAACTCGAACTCGGGATGGAACCGGTAGACCCCAAGAAGTACGTCCCGCGGTTCTGCTCGGAACTCGACCTGAGCGAGGAAGTCGAGAGCAAGGCCAACGAGATTATCGACGTGACCGCCGAGAAGGGTCTGCTGTCGGGCAAGTCGCCGACCGGATACGCCGCCGCCGCCATCTACGCGGCCTCCCTGCTCTGCAACGAGAAGAAGACCCAGCGCGAAGTCGCGGACGTAGCTCAAGTCACCGAGGTTACGATTCGAAATCGGTATCAGGAGCAAATCAAGGCCATCGGACTTTACAACTGA
- a CDS encoding DUF7344 domain-containing protein, which translates to MTGDSAAGDGEDSGGSLGVNEVLTLLSDRYRRHALACLDGLPAPVALEDLTDKVAGREFQQPPDNVSMITRTQIATALHHSHLPKLEESGIIVYDEDEGEVTEITVEAPLTGFLDKIRRHEG; encoded by the coding sequence ATGACCGGCGACTCCGCCGCTGGCGACGGCGAAGACAGCGGCGGGTCACTCGGCGTCAACGAGGTTCTGACCCTGCTGAGCGACCGGTACCGGCGACACGCCCTCGCGTGTCTCGACGGTCTGCCCGCGCCCGTCGCGCTCGAAGACCTGACGGACAAGGTGGCCGGGCGGGAGTTCCAACAACCGCCTGACAATGTGTCGATGATAACTCGGACCCAAATCGCCACGGCACTTCACCACAGTCACCTGCCGAAACTGGAGGAGTCCGGAATCATCGTCTACGACGAGGACGAGGGGGAAGTGACCGAAATCACCGTCGAGGCACCGCTCACGGGCTTTCTCGACAAGATTCGGCGACACGAGGGGTAG
- a CDS encoding MutS-related protein yields MRLEEYWGVGPKTRERLDAELGTERAVEAIESGEVRALVSAGLSRGRATRILRRANGGEGMSVLSTRDTRAVYKELLDVASDYAVTEDAADRMRVLTPLMEREAAEKRLDSVMDAAESWAGLDGETREEVLSAFAEFAEDDRIGDEEAAVRTVLALREAGLSEGAFSRVADIDRNALDAAASALSDLDGGDVARGVDDELDDLRDSVASVESLSADSLDAMEEIREEARAGAEFGEVVVDYVASETDAGFQRVRDATPDDAVDATDFVTATLRELTADLREEVEERERSVARRLRGRIAENREAIDAAKSAVSDLAFHLSLARFAHDFDLTRPTFTDDGFAVRNARNVSIEASDESVQPVTYAVGDHGVSGAGGAGSADPAPPDGDRVSVLTGANSGGKTTLLETMCQVALLAQMGLPVPAERAEVSISEDIVFHRRHASFNAGVLESTLRSIVPPLTDGANTLMLVDEFEAITEPGSAADLLHGLVRLTVDRGALGVFVTHLADDLKPLPEKARKDGIFAEGLDEDLELEVDYQPRFGTVGKSTPEFIVSRLLAGADERAERAGFETLARAVGEEAVQRTLGDWSPEADADD; encoded by the coding sequence ATGCGACTGGAGGAGTACTGGGGGGTCGGACCCAAGACGCGCGAGCGTCTCGACGCCGAGTTGGGCACCGAGCGCGCGGTGGAAGCCATCGAGTCCGGCGAGGTCCGGGCGCTCGTCTCGGCGGGGTTGTCTCGCGGGCGCGCGACCCGAATCCTCCGGCGGGCCAACGGCGGCGAGGGCATGTCGGTCCTCTCGACGCGCGACACCCGCGCCGTCTACAAGGAACTGCTCGACGTGGCCAGCGACTACGCCGTGACCGAGGACGCCGCCGACCGAATGCGGGTGCTGACGCCGCTGATGGAGCGCGAGGCCGCCGAGAAGCGCCTTGACTCGGTGATGGACGCCGCCGAGTCGTGGGCCGGACTGGACGGCGAGACCCGCGAGGAAGTCCTGTCGGCGTTCGCCGAGTTCGCCGAGGACGACCGCATCGGCGACGAAGAGGCGGCGGTCCGGACCGTCCTCGCCCTGCGCGAGGCCGGACTCTCCGAGGGCGCGTTCTCTCGCGTGGCCGACATCGACCGGAACGCCCTCGACGCCGCGGCGTCGGCGCTCTCGGACCTCGACGGCGGCGACGTGGCCCGCGGCGTTGACGACGAACTCGACGACCTGCGCGACTCCGTAGCGAGCGTCGAGAGCCTCTCGGCGGACTCGCTCGACGCGATGGAGGAGATACGCGAGGAGGCCCGCGCCGGGGCGGAGTTCGGCGAAGTCGTCGTGGACTACGTGGCGAGCGAGACCGACGCCGGATTCCAGCGGGTCCGTGACGCCACGCCCGACGACGCCGTGGACGCCACCGACTTCGTGACGGCCACGCTCCGCGAACTGACCGCCGACCTCCGGGAGGAAGTCGAAGAGCGCGAGCGGTCGGTCGCCCGGCGACTCCGGGGCCGCATCGCCGAGAACCGCGAGGCCATCGACGCCGCGAAGTCGGCCGTCTCGGACCTCGCCTTCCACCTCTCGCTGGCCCGGTTCGCTCACGACTTCGACCTCACCCGCCCGACGTTCACCGACGACGGCTTCGCGGTCCGGAACGCCCGGAACGTCTCCATCGAAGCCAGCGACGAGTCGGTCCAACCCGTCACCTACGCCGTCGGCGACCACGGCGTGTCCGGCGCGGGCGGTGCGGGGTCGGCCGACCCCGCACCGCCCGACGGCGACCGGGTGTCGGTCCTGACCGGCGCGAACTCCGGGGGGAAGACGACCCTGCTCGAAACCATGTGTCAGGTTGCCCTGCTCGCCCAGATGGGCCTGCCCGTGCCCGCCGAGCGCGCGGAAGTCTCCATCTCCGAGGACATCGTGTTCCACCGCAGACACGCGAGTTTCAACGCTGGCGTGCTGGAATCGACGCTCCGGAGCATCGTCCCGCCGCTAACCGACGGCGCGAACACCCTGATGCTGGTGGACGAGTTCGAGGCCATCACCGAACCCGGAAGCGCCGCCGACCTGCTCCACGGACTCGTCCGACTCACCGTGGACCGCGGGGCGCTCGGGGTGTTCGTCACCCACCTCGCCGACGACCTCAAACCTTTGCCCGAGAAGGCTCGAAAGGACGGCATCTTCGCGGAGGGGTTGGACGAGGACCTCGAACTCGAAGTGGACTACCAGCCCCGGTTCGGCACGGTCGGCAAGTCCACGCCGGAGTTCATCGTCTCGCGCCTGCTCGCGGGCGCGGACGAGCGCGCCGAGCGCGCTGGCTTCGAGACGCTGGCCCGAGCGGTCGGCGAGGAGGCGGTCCAGCGCACCTTGGGCGACTGGTCGCCGGAAGCCGACGCCGACGACTGA
- a CDS encoding CPBP family intramembrane glutamic endopeptidase: MERVRIDGPPPSAAPGRTLLAAAALGLGGYAFAVVVVGVAAVALLAAGVPLMERPALLLAVSVVMGQGVAFGTFAVGYLRYTDRGLDFIEARIPTLRDAAWAVGGVVALFAGLVALSALFSAFGVQSASNAVEEFGEQDPRIFLLLVPLSFLFIGPGEELLYRGVVQGRLREAFGPWVAIGVASFVFAVVHVFSLQGSGKLAYLAILLVLSPVLGVAYEWTDNLVVPAFVHGAFNAVQFYVAYLGATGGVP, translated from the coding sequence ATGGAACGAGTACGCATCGACGGGCCGCCCCCATCTGCCGCGCCGGGACGAACCCTACTCGCGGCGGCGGCGCTCGGTCTCGGCGGGTACGCCTTCGCGGTGGTCGTCGTCGGCGTGGCCGCGGTCGCACTGCTCGCGGCGGGCGTCCCACTGATGGAGCGCCCGGCGCTGTTGCTCGCGGTCTCGGTCGTGATGGGACAGGGTGTCGCGTTCGGAACGTTCGCGGTCGGCTATCTGCGGTACACCGACCGAGGACTGGACTTCATCGAGGCGCGAATCCCGACGCTTCGGGACGCGGCGTGGGCGGTCGGTGGCGTCGTAGCGCTGTTCGCCGGTCTCGTCGCGCTCTCGGCGCTGTTCTCGGCGTTCGGCGTCCAGTCGGCCTCGAACGCGGTCGAAGAGTTCGGCGAGCAGGACCCCAGAATCTTCCTCCTGCTGGTTCCGCTGTCGTTCCTGTTCATCGGTCCGGGCGAGGAACTGCTCTACCGCGGGGTCGTACAGGGCCGACTCCGCGAGGCGTTCGGGCCGTGGGTCGCCATCGGCGTGGCGAGTTTCGTCTTCGCCGTCGTCCACGTCTTCTCGCTACAGGGGTCGGGAAAGCTCGCGTACCTCGCAATTCTGCTCGTCCTCTCGCCAGTTCTCGGCGTCGCCTACGAGTGGACCGACAACCTCGTCGTCCCGGCGTTCGTCCACGGCGCGTTCAACGCGGTCCAGTTCTACGTGGCCTACCTCGGTGCGACCGGCGGGGTGCCGTGA
- the sufB gene encoding Fe-S cluster assembly protein SufB, whose product MSSDELRETNTEERFSFKKDESAAVKSEKGLTEEVVRLISEDKDEPEWMLERRLRALEHWKKMPMPTDWPGQPDLSELDVEEIVPYIRPDVDKREGADSWDDLPEDIQDTFEKLGIPEAERKALSGVGAQYESEVVYQNMQEQWEEKGVVFCNMDEAVQEHEDLVKEYFMTSCVPPSDNKFAALHGAVWSGGSFVYVPEDVTVEMPVQAYFRMNSEGMGQFEHTLIIAEPGSEVHYIEGCSAPKYGTHNLHSGGVEVFVKEDAHVQYSTVQNWSKNTFNLNTKRSIVEKGGRMEWVSGSMGSKATMLYPCTILKGRGASANNITIAFAGEGQNIDTGAKVYHNAPHTKSTIESKSISKDGGRTNYRGLVHISEGAEHSSTSVECDALMFDNESTSDTMPYMEIDESKVDVAHEATVGKIGDEDVFYLQSRGLDDDDAKQMIVSGFIEPITEELPIEYAVELNRLIELEMEGSLG is encoded by the coding sequence ATGAGTAGTGACGAGCTTCGAGAGACAAACACGGAAGAGCGCTTTTCGTTCAAGAAAGACGAGAGCGCGGCGGTGAAATCCGAGAAGGGGCTGACCGAAGAGGTCGTACGCCTCATCAGCGAGGACAAGGACGAACCGGAGTGGATGCTGGAGCGGCGACTCCGGGCGTTGGAACACTGGAAGAAGATGCCGATGCCGACCGACTGGCCGGGCCAACCCGACCTGTCGGAACTTGACGTAGAGGAAATCGTGCCGTACATCCGGCCGGACGTGGACAAGCGCGAGGGCGCGGATAGCTGGGACGACCTGCCCGAAGACATCCAAGACACCTTCGAGAAGCTGGGCATTCCGGAAGCCGAGCGCAAGGCGCTGTCGGGCGTCGGCGCTCAGTACGAGTCGGAGGTCGTCTACCAGAACATGCAAGAGCAGTGGGAGGAGAAAGGCGTCGTGTTCTGCAACATGGACGAAGCCGTCCAAGAACACGAGGACCTCGTGAAGGAGTACTTCATGACCTCCTGTGTCCCGCCGAGCGACAACAAGTTCGCCGCGCTCCACGGTGCCGTGTGGTCGGGCGGAAGCTTCGTCTACGTGCCCGAGGACGTGACGGTCGAGATGCCGGTACAGGCGTACTTCCGGATGAACTCGGAGGGGATGGGCCAGTTCGAGCACACGCTCATCATCGCCGAACCCGGCAGTGAAGTTCACTACATCGAAGGGTGCAGTGCGCCGAAATACGGCACGCACAACCTCCACAGCGGAGGTGTGGAAGTGTTCGTCAAGGAAGACGCGCACGTCCAGTACTCGACGGTGCAGAACTGGTCGAAGAACACGTTCAACCTCAACACCAAGCGCTCCATCGTGGAGAAGGGCGGCCGGATGGAGTGGGTGTCGGGGTCGATGGGGTCGAAGGCGACGATGCTGTACCCCTGCACGATTCTGAAGGGCCGGGGGGCGTCGGCGAACAACATCACCATCGCGTTCGCGGGCGAGGGCCAGAACATCGACACGGGCGCGAAGGTCTACCACAACGCGCCTCACACCAAGTCCACCATCGAGTCCAAATCCATCTCGAAGGACGGCGGCCGCACCAACTACCGGGGTCTGGTCCACATCTCGGAGGGTGCCGAACACTCCTCCACGTCGGTGGAGTGTGACGCGCTGATGTTCGACAACGAGAGTACGTCGGACACGATGCCGTACATGGAAATCGACGAGTCGAAGGTGGACGTGGCTCACGAGGCGACCGTCGGGAAAATCGGCGACGAAGACGTGTTCTACCTCCAATCCCGGGGGTTGGACGACGACGACGCCAAGCAGATGATTGTCTCGGGGTTCATCGAGCCGATTACGGAGGAGTTGCCCATCGAGTACGCCGTCGAGTTGAATCGGCTCATCGAGTTGGAGATGGAAGGCAGTCTCGGATAA
- a CDS encoding DUF7504 family protein, whose product MSRSQSSPSNTLLEASTVPESATEEVFDALARPAETNLLVVSYRDTPDAWLRDWRGFGGDLPSEVGFVHVGNATRSGAVSGATRTTGGPSSSDDGPSVVKAVSDPTDLARVGVTASEYLETWEDNARQTVVYLDSLTALLESVAFDRAFEFFHVLAGRVESVDGRGYYLLDPTAHDHRSLSAVRELADAVVDLDATSEN is encoded by the coding sequence GTGTCCCGTTCACAATCTTCGCCCTCCAACACCCTGTTGGAGGCGTCTACGGTACCCGAGAGCGCGACCGAGGAGGTGTTCGACGCGTTGGCGCGGCCCGCCGAGACGAATCTGCTCGTCGTCTCCTACCGCGATACCCCCGACGCGTGGCTTCGAGACTGGCGGGGATTCGGCGGCGACTTGCCGTCCGAGGTCGGATTCGTCCACGTCGGAAACGCGACGCGTTCGGGCGCGGTCTCGGGCGCGACGCGGACGACCGGCGGTCCGTCGTCGTCCGACGACGGACCGTCGGTCGTGAAGGCCGTCTCGGACCCGACCGACCTCGCGCGGGTCGGCGTCACCGCGAGCGAGTACCTCGAAACGTGGGAGGACAACGCTCGCCAGACGGTGGTCTACCTCGACTCGCTGACGGCCCTGCTGGAGTCGGTCGCTTTCGACCGGGCCTTCGAGTTCTTCCACGTCCTCGCTGGCCGCGTCGAGAGCGTGGACGGCCGGGGGTACTACCTGCTAGACCCCACGGCCCACGACCACCGGTCGCTCTCGGCAGTCCGCGAACTCGCGGACGCGGTGGTGGACCTCGACGCAACCTCCGAAAACTAA